CGGCGCGACGATGATCTCCCAGCCCGGCCGCAGACGCATGGCGCGCAAGGCCGCGGCCGTCTCGGCGTCGTCGTGTTCGACGACGAATTTGACGTCGAGCTTGGCGCGCGGATAGTCGATCGCGTCGAGCGCCCCGGTCAATTGCGGGACGACGCCGGCCTCGTCATACAGCGCTATGACGATCGAATAGACGGGCAGATCGCGCTCCTCCAGCGCGGGCGCCGTCTCGCAGCCCCGCCCGCGCATCGCGCAGACATAGAGACGCAGGCCGATATTGGCGAGAAACAGCAGAGCGAGCAGCGTCGAGACGCTCAATGAGATCGCCGGCGTGGGCGCGAGCCAGGCCGCGAGCAGCAAGAGATTGGCGAGCACGAAGACGCTCGGAGCGCCGTCGCCGAGCGCGCGCCGCGCCGCCAGCTCCGGCTCGACGCGCTCCACCGAATAGGCGGCGGCCTCTGCCAGCCGGCGCGCGGAGGAGCGGCGCAGCGCCTCCTCGAACAAGGACGGGGCGGTGATGGCGAAGAGCGGCCGCCCGGCGGACGAGCGCGTCACGCCGACGAGCCTCACGATCTCCTCGCCGCGCGGCGCGAACAGCCAGCGCAGCCCCCTCGGCTCCTCGGCGAAACGGGCGTAGCCGCGGGCGGCGTCCAGCTCGAGGCTCTCCGAGGGCTCAAGCGCGGGCGGGGCCTCGAGATAGGGAACCTGCAGCTCCGTCGCGAGGATGCGATAGAAGCGCTCCTCGGAGATCAGCCCTTCGGCGATCAGCACGGCGTCGGCCTCGGCGTCCTGACGCCGGGCGATGGTCGCGCCATATTGCAGCATGACCAGCGGCGCGCCATGGGCGGCGAGAAAGGCGATCTCGGGCGGAAGCGGCCGCCCGGCGCCGGGCGCGAGCGTCTCCGGCGCCGGGCGCGCGCGCTGGCGGGCGAGCGTGGCCTCGGTCGAGCCCTCGCGGCGGCGCGCGAAGCCGGAGCTGTCGTCGCGATGCGGAACCGGCGGATACGGCGAAACCCTATCGACCGGATTCACGCTCATACGCTAATCTCCGCCACGACGCGCCGGGCTCCGTCCGCGCCGGGCGCTCCCGAGGCCTCGAATGATCTGCGAAAAGAGAACTATGGCTGAAGCTTGGCGCAGAAGCGAAATTTTGACAAGCTTCTCCTTCGCTCTGCGTGTCGCCCTCGTTTTTGCGGCGGCGTCCGTC
This genomic window from Methylosinus sp. H3A contains:
- a CDS encoding glycosyltransferase, with amino-acid sequence MSVNPVDRVSPYPPVPHRDDSSGFARRREGSTEATLARQRARPAPETLAPGAGRPLPPEIAFLAAHGAPLVMLQYGATIARRQDAEADAVLIAEGLISEERFYRILATELQVPYLEAPPALEPSESLELDAARGYARFAEEPRGLRWLFAPRGEEIVRLVGVTRSSAGRPLFAITAPSLFEEALRRSSARRLAEAAAYSVERVEPELAARRALGDGAPSVFVLANLLLLAAWLAPTPAISLSVSTLLALLFLANIGLRLYVCAMRGRGCETAPALEERDLPVYSIVIALYDEAGVVPQLTGALDAIDYPRAKLDVKFVVEHDDAETAAALRAMRLRPGWEIIVAPPGEPRTKPRALNVATPFLRGSLVAVFDAEDLPDPAQLRKAAALFAVADEKLACLQASLFIHNHRRGWATAMFCIDYAVLFDVFDKGASAAGLPFFLGGSSNHFRVSALRAVGAWDAYNVTEDADLGLRLARRGYAIRTFSSRTQEQAPTRFSALVAQRARWMKGWMQTALVHCRDPAAFFGDLGALRGAATLAIFAGGFLAPLHAPIFLCFLIYDFAFGSLLTPTTLGDGLASGLFCLVASSGVAASAWPRLVAMQDAEILWLWPALLRWPLWSLMLALASWRALRDLRLRPFYWDKTEHFPIAGVRNG